A window of the Streptomyces sp. NBC_00250 genome harbors these coding sequences:
- the mshD gene encoding mycothiol synthase yields MTSDAAPALEPGRQIHTYDELTPEQIQDVLDLLEAADQADGMHAVSEQGRLYLRHGGREGVRHFLLTVGTHLYGYAQLEETDPIEAPAAELVVHPSHRGRGHGRALGTTLLAASGKRLRVWAHGGKSAARHLAQVLGLTLFRELRQLRRPLTPLDIPEPVLPEGVTVRTFVPGQDDTAWLAVNAAAFAHHPEQGSLTQRDLDDRIAEPWFDPKGFFLAEKDGRLVGFHWTKTHAEQQLGEVYVVGILPDAQGGGLGKALTAIGLRHLAAQGLPTAMLYVDADNTAAVTVYERLGFVTHEVDLMYRTES; encoded by the coding sequence ATGACTTCCGACGCGGCGCCGGCCCTCGAACCCGGACGGCAGATCCACACCTATGACGAGCTCACGCCCGAGCAGATCCAGGACGTACTGGACCTGCTGGAGGCCGCGGACCAGGCCGACGGCATGCACGCCGTCTCCGAGCAGGGCCGGCTCTACCTCCGTCACGGCGGCCGCGAGGGCGTGCGGCACTTCCTGCTCACCGTCGGCACCCACCTCTACGGCTACGCCCAGCTGGAGGAGACCGACCCCATCGAGGCCCCGGCCGCCGAGCTCGTCGTCCACCCCTCCCACCGCGGCCGCGGCCACGGCCGGGCGCTCGGCACCACCCTGCTCGCCGCCTCCGGCAAGCGGCTGCGCGTCTGGGCGCACGGCGGCAAGTCCGCCGCCCGGCACCTCGCCCAGGTCCTCGGCCTGACGCTCTTCCGCGAACTGCGCCAGCTCAGGCGCCCCCTCACCCCGCTCGACATCCCGGAGCCGGTGCTCCCCGAGGGCGTCACCGTCCGCACCTTCGTCCCCGGTCAGGACGACACGGCCTGGCTCGCGGTCAACGCCGCCGCCTTCGCCCACCACCCGGAGCAGGGCTCGCTCACCCAGCGGGACCTGGACGACCGGATCGCCGAGCCCTGGTTCGACCCGAAGGGCTTCTTCCTCGCCGAGAAGGACGGCCGGCTCGTCGGCTTCCACTGGACGAAGACCCACGCCGAGCAGCAGCTCGGCGAGGTGTACGTGGTCGGCATCCTGCCCGACGCCCAGGGCGGCGGCCTCGGCAAGGCCCTGACCGCGATCGGCCTGCGGCACCTGGCGGCGCAGGGACTGCCGACGGCGATGCTGTACGTGGACGCCGACAACACGGCGGCGGTGACGGTCTACGAGCGGCTGGGCTTCGTCACGCACGAGGTGGACCTCATGTACCGCACGGAGTCGTAA
- a CDS encoding GntR family transcriptional regulator, giving the protein MVEYRIDRRSGVATYLQIVQQTKQALRMGLLEPGDRLPTAREVVEATAINPNTVLKAYRELEREGLVEARRGLGTFVRATLGTGPADSPLRGELADWARRARTAGLDREDVAALFTSVLKEHFEGDDA; this is encoded by the coding sequence GTGGTCGAGTACCGCATCGACCGGCGCAGTGGCGTCGCCACCTACCTCCAGATCGTCCAGCAGACGAAACAGGCCCTCCGGATGGGCCTCCTGGAGCCAGGCGACCGACTGCCCACCGCACGCGAGGTCGTCGAAGCGACGGCCATCAACCCGAACACGGTCCTCAAGGCCTACCGCGAGCTCGAACGCGAAGGCCTCGTCGAGGCCCGCCGCGGCCTCGGCACCTTCGTCCGAGCCACGCTCGGCACCGGCCCGGCCGACTCGCCCCTGCGCGGCGAGCTCGCCGACTGGGCCCGCCGCGCCCGCACCGCCGGACTGGACCGCGAGGACGTGGCCGCGCTCTTCACATCCGTACTGAAGGAACATTTCGAGGGGGACGACGCATGA
- a CDS encoding ABC transporter ATP-binding protein — MTRDGIALEADLLGKKYGGRGRGTGRGWALRECDFALPTGRVCALVGPNGAGKSTLLALAAGLLRPTEGTIHAPAREHLAYVAQDKPLHPRLTVADTLRMGRELNPGRWHEAAALRVMADALDPDSVVRTLSGGQRTRVALALALGKRPELLLLDEPMADLDPLARHQLMGLLMADAAEHGTTVVMSSHILTELEGACDHLLLLNGGRIRLDGPVDELLAAHALLRGPVADLAPHTVVESRTTGRQLTALIRREGPVEGPWETTEPSLEDLLLAHLRTTEGAPA; from the coding sequence ATGACAAGAGACGGCATCGCACTGGAGGCCGATCTCCTGGGCAAGAAATACGGGGGAAGGGGCCGGGGAACCGGCCGCGGCTGGGCCCTGCGGGAGTGCGACTTCGCCCTCCCCACCGGCCGCGTCTGCGCCCTCGTCGGCCCCAACGGCGCCGGCAAGTCCACCCTCCTCGCCCTCGCCGCCGGGCTGCTGCGCCCCACCGAGGGCACGATCCACGCCCCGGCCCGCGAACACCTCGCGTACGTCGCCCAGGACAAGCCGCTCCACCCCCGGCTCACCGTCGCCGACACCCTGCGGATGGGCCGCGAGCTCAACCCGGGCCGCTGGCACGAGGCCGCCGCCCTGCGGGTCATGGCCGACGCGCTCGACCCCGACTCCGTCGTACGGACCCTCTCCGGCGGCCAGCGCACCCGCGTCGCCCTCGCGCTCGCCCTCGGCAAACGGCCCGAACTGCTACTCCTCGACGAACCGATGGCCGACCTCGACCCGCTCGCCCGGCACCAGCTGATGGGCCTGCTCATGGCCGACGCCGCCGAACACGGCACCACCGTCGTCATGTCCTCGCACATCCTCACCGAGCTGGAGGGCGCCTGCGACCACCTCCTCCTGCTGAACGGCGGCCGGATCCGCCTCGACGGACCCGTCGACGAACTCCTCGCCGCCCACGCACTGCTCAGGGGCCCGGTCGCCGACCTCGCCCCGCACACGGTCGTCGAATCCCGCACGACGGGCCGTCAGCTCACCGCCCTGATCCGCCGCGAGGGCCCGGTCGAAGGCCCCTGGGAGACCACGGAGCCCTCCCTCGAGGACCTCCTCCTCGCCCACCTCCGCACCACCGAAGGAGCCCCGGCATGA
- a CDS encoding ABC transporter permease: MSTLALKGPHWVTVRQYRRTLWLTGALVVLTLAVIGGLRLWDAQTPDVYVQDGYQVPSIDNRGYATLRWAMEYFSMGVVLLPLLVGAFVAGPLIARELESGTYKLSLTQSISPARWLGSKLLTSTAAAVGATLLLMAVYALGWVRVGGSSELHWADRGSYEATGTALVAYVLLAVAVGALVGLLIRRTLVAMAVTGGVVGLVLLILGARRWDFLPVTTITGPADAESTVLTMPEHGLLMEQGLISASGERWPGWFCSSEPVPAIDGSCLPQEPIASQYLDYHPGSHFWPTQLIETGIVLALAALALFAAFRVLRARHP, from the coding sequence ATGAGCACGCTCGCCCTGAAGGGCCCCCACTGGGTGACGGTCCGCCAGTACCGGCGGACACTGTGGCTGACGGGGGCCCTGGTGGTCCTGACGCTGGCGGTGATCGGCGGACTGCGCCTGTGGGACGCGCAGACACCGGACGTGTACGTACAGGACGGCTACCAGGTCCCGTCCATCGACAACCGCGGGTACGCAACGCTCCGCTGGGCCATGGAGTACTTCTCCATGGGCGTGGTCCTGCTCCCCCTCCTGGTCGGCGCCTTCGTCGCGGGCCCGCTCATCGCCCGCGAGCTGGAATCCGGGACGTACAAGCTCTCCCTCACCCAGTCGATCAGCCCGGCCCGATGGCTCGGCTCGAAGCTGCTGACGTCCACGGCGGCAGCCGTCGGAGCCACGCTCCTGCTGATGGCCGTCTACGCCCTGGGCTGGGTACGGGTCGGCGGCAGCAGCGAGCTCCACTGGGCCGACCGGGGCAGTTACGAGGCCACCGGGACCGCCCTCGTCGCCTACGTCCTGCTCGCCGTCGCCGTCGGCGCCCTCGTCGGTCTGCTGATCCGCCGCACCCTCGTGGCCATGGCCGTGACCGGCGGGGTCGTGGGCCTGGTCCTGCTGATCCTCGGCGCCCGCCGCTGGGACTTCCTGCCGGTGACGACCATCACCGGCCCGGCCGACGCGGAGTCCACCGTCCTCACCATGCCCGAGCACGGCCTGCTCATGGAACAAGGCCTGATCAGCGCCTCCGGGGAACGTTGGCCCGGCTGGTTCTGCTCCAGCGAACCCGTCCCCGCCATCGACGGCAGCTGCCTCCCCCAGGAGCCGATCGCCTCCCAGTACCTCGACTACCACCCCGGCTCACACTTCTGGCCCACCCAGCTCATCGAGACCGGCATCGTCCTCGCCCTCGCCGCCCTCGCCCTCTTCGCGGCCTTCCGCGTCCTGCGCGCCCGGCACCCCTAA
- a CDS encoding RNA degradosome polyphosphate kinase, giving the protein MSQQPAEVPVQSSAKPSAPSSAETPSASASTSRGSIAAHRAQVVNGAVVTDIDADLDADPDTYEDDGALGDELPQGRFLDRERSWLAFNERVLELAEDPTTPLLERANFLAIFASNLDEFFMVRVAGLKRRIATGVATRSASGLQPREVLELIWTRSRELMARHAACYQQDVAPALADEGIHLIRWPELTEKEQARLFTLFRQQIFPVLTPLAVDPAHPFPYISGLSLNLAVVVRNPVSGHRHFARVKVPPLLSRFLEASPQRYVPLEDVIAAHLEELFPGMEVLAHHMFRVTRNEDLEVEEDDAENLLQALEKELMRRRFGPPVRLEVEESIDPYVLDLLVRELKISDAEVYPLPGPLDLTGLFGISGQDRPELKYPKYVAGTHRDLAEVESASAPDIFAALRERDVLLHHPYDSFSTSVQAFLEQAAADPDVLAIKQTLYRTSGDSPIVDALIDAAESGKQVLVLVEIKARFDEQANIKWARKLEEAGCHVVYGLVGLKTHCKLSLVVRQEGELLRRYSHVGTGNYHPKTARLYEDLGLLTADPQVGADLSDLFNRLSGYSRRETYRRLLTAPKSLRDGLVSRITKEIAHHRAGRPAYVRIKVNSMVDEAVIDACYQASRAGVPVDIWVRGICAVRPGVTGLSENIRVRSILGRFLEHSRVFAFGNGGEPEVWFGSADMMHRNLDRRIEALVRVSDPAHRAALTRLLETGMSDTTSSWHLGPDGNWTRHATDPEGRPLRHVQEMLIDARRRRRAQP; this is encoded by the coding sequence ATGAGCCAGCAGCCCGCCGAGGTCCCGGTCCAGTCCTCCGCCAAGCCGTCCGCCCCGTCGTCCGCCGAGACGCCCTCCGCGTCCGCCTCGACGTCCCGCGGCTCCATAGCCGCGCACCGCGCACAGGTGGTGAACGGGGCCGTCGTCACCGACATCGACGCCGACCTGGACGCCGACCCGGACACGTACGAGGACGACGGCGCGCTCGGCGACGAGCTGCCGCAGGGCCGTTTCCTCGACCGGGAACGCAGCTGGCTCGCGTTCAACGAGCGCGTGCTCGAACTCGCCGAGGACCCCACGACCCCGCTCCTCGAACGGGCGAACTTCCTCGCGATCTTCGCGTCCAACCTCGACGAGTTCTTCATGGTCCGGGTCGCCGGCCTCAAGCGCCGCATCGCCACCGGCGTCGCCACCCGCTCCGCCTCCGGCCTCCAGCCCCGCGAAGTCCTGGAACTGATCTGGACCCGGTCGCGCGAGCTCATGGCCCGGCACGCGGCCTGCTACCAGCAGGACGTGGCCCCGGCCCTGGCCGACGAGGGCATCCACCTGATCCGCTGGCCCGAGCTCACGGAGAAGGAGCAGGCGCGGCTCTTCACCCTGTTCCGGCAGCAGATCTTCCCGGTCCTCACCCCACTGGCCGTGGACCCGGCACACCCCTTCCCGTACATCTCGGGACTCTCGCTCAACCTCGCCGTGGTCGTACGCAATCCGGTGAGCGGCCACCGCCACTTCGCGCGCGTGAAGGTGCCGCCCCTGCTGTCCCGCTTCCTGGAGGCCTCCCCGCAGCGGTACGTGCCGCTGGAGGACGTGATCGCGGCACACCTGGAGGAGCTGTTCCCCGGGATGGAGGTGCTGGCGCACCACATGTTCCGGGTGACCAGGAACGAGGACCTGGAGGTCGAGGAGGACGACGCCGAGAACCTCCTCCAGGCCCTGGAGAAGGAGCTCATGCGGCGCCGCTTCGGGCCGCCGGTGCGCCTTGAGGTCGAGGAGTCCATCGACCCGTACGTCCTCGATCTCCTCGTCCGCGAACTGAAGATCTCCGACGCCGAGGTCTACCCGCTGCCCGGACCGCTCGACCTGACCGGTCTGTTCGGGATCTCCGGGCAGGACCGGCCGGAACTGAAGTACCCCAAGTACGTGGCCGGCACCCACCGCGACCTCGCCGAGGTCGAGTCGGCGTCCGCGCCGGACATCTTCGCGGCGCTGCGCGAGCGGGACGTGCTCCTGCACCACCCGTACGACTCGTTCTCGACGTCCGTGCAGGCCTTCCTGGAGCAGGCGGCGGCCGACCCGGACGTGCTGGCGATCAAGCAGACGCTGTACCGGACCTCGGGCGACTCGCCGATAGTCGACGCCCTCATCGACGCCGCCGAATCCGGCAAGCAGGTCCTGGTCCTCGTCGAGATCAAGGCCCGCTTCGACGAGCAGGCCAACATCAAGTGGGCGCGCAAGCTGGAGGAGGCCGGCTGCCACGTCGTCTACGGCCTCGTCGGCCTGAAGACCCACTGCAAGCTGTCCCTCGTCGTGCGGCAGGAGGGCGAGCTGCTCCGCCGCTACTCGCACGTCGGCACCGGCAACTACCACCCGAAGACGGCCCGCCTGTACGAGGACCTGGGCCTGCTGACCGCCGACCCGCAGGTCGGCGCGGACCTCTCCGACCTGTTCAACCGGCTCTCCGGCTACTCCCGCCGCGAGACGTACCGGCGGCTGCTCACCGCCCCGAAATCGCTGCGCGACGGGCTGGTCTCCCGGATCACCAAGGAGATCGCCCACCACCGCGCCGGCCGGCCCGCGTACGTGCGGATCAAGGTCAACTCGATGGTCGACGAGGCCGTCATCGACGCCTGCTACCAGGCCTCGCGGGCCGGCGTCCCGGTCGACATCTGGGTGCGCGGCATCTGCGCCGTACGCCCCGGCGTCACCGGCCTCTCGGAGAACATCCGAGTCCGTTCGATCCTCGGCCGCTTCCTGGAGCACTCCCGGGTCTTCGCCTTCGGCAACGGCGGCGAACCCGAGGTCTGGTTCGGCAGCGCCGACATGATGCACCGCAACCTGGACCGCCGGATCGAGGCCCTCGTACGGGTCTCCGACCCGGCGCACCGGGCCGCGCTCACCCGGCTCCTGGAGACCGGAATGTCCGACACCACCTCCTCCTGGCACCTCGGCCCCGACGGGAACTGGACGCGGCACGCGACCGACCCCGAGGGCCGCCCCCTACGGCACGTCCAGGAGATGCTCATCGACGCGCGGAGGCGCCGGCGTGCACAACCCTGA
- a CDS encoding CHAD domain-containing protein, translating into MHNPDHLQDVTAGEVLAPYLHARAADFLRGLRLHGESGSDTAGAEEAARTLRAAARRIGGTLHTFRPLLDTAWADQLRPELAWLSGTLALEQACTSRLVRLVDALSRLSNGAGPVPAARGSEAAGLTVGAARAGALLERQLTLARTRAHSASLQALGSARFHAVADAVALLASEVPLGPVGAAPAVEVLDGPAEVAERRLLDAVAALPLTRAAHPYNAEALALAAAESQDAPWHQTRLLLRLHRYATEALHTGGEPDSVLYEASRALDRHRDAAEAASAAAAAARTPRIAPATAYALGVLHADQRHEVEASRFAFQRAWRRTTAPVP; encoded by the coding sequence GTGCACAACCCTGACCACTTGCAGGACGTCACGGCGGGCGAGGTCCTGGCCCCCTACCTGCACGCCCGAGCCGCGGACTTCCTCCGCGGCCTCCGGCTCCACGGCGAGAGCGGCTCGGACACGGCCGGAGCGGAGGAGGCCGCCCGCACGCTGCGGGCCGCCGCCCGCCGGATCGGCGGGACGCTCCACACGTTCCGGCCGCTGCTCGACACGGCCTGGGCGGACCAGCTGCGCCCCGAGCTCGCCTGGCTCTCGGGGACGCTGGCCCTGGAGCAGGCCTGCACCTCGCGGCTCGTCCGCCTGGTGGACGCGCTGTCCCGCCTGTCGAACGGAGCGGGGCCCGTCCCCGCCGCCCGGGGCAGCGAGGCGGCCGGACTCACCGTCGGCGCCGCACGGGCCGGCGCCCTCCTCGAACGGCAGCTGACCCTGGCCCGTACCCGAGCCCACTCGGCATCGCTGCAGGCGCTGGGCTCGGCCCGCTTCCACGCGGTCGCCGACGCCGTCGCACTCCTCGCCTCCGAGGTACCGCTCGGCCCGGTGGGCGCGGCCCCCGCCGTCGAGGTCCTGGACGGCCCCGCCGAAGTCGCCGAACGACGCCTCCTGGACGCGGTCGCCGCACTGCCCCTGACACGGGCGGCCCACCCGTACAACGCGGAGGCGCTCGCCCTGGCCGCCGCGGAGAGCCAGGACGCGCCCTGGCACCAGACACGGCTCCTGCTCCGGCTGCACCGCTACGCCACCGAGGCCCTGCACACCGGGGGCGAACCCGACTCCGTGCTGTACGAGGCGTCCCGGGCCCTGGACCGGCACCGCGACGCCGCCGAAGCCGCCTCGGCCGCCGCCGCGGCCGCCCGCACCCCGCGCATCGCCCCCGCGACGGCGTACGCCCTGGGTGTCCTCCACGCCGACCAGCGCCACGAGGTCGAGGCGTCCCGCTTCGCCTTCCAGCGGGCCTGGCGGAGAACGACGGCGCCGGTCCCGTGA
- a CDS encoding NUDIX hydrolase — MTAERRGYEAGERRDTVRAAGCVLWRPALSGHGIEIALVHRPKYDDWSHPKGKRKRAESAEACALREVLEETGQHCELGPRLPTVRYTVDGRPKEVEYWSARALGGPFTPSHEVDRLLWLPPDEARPRLTQARDRELLDALRATTAG; from the coding sequence GTGACGGCCGAGCGCCGGGGGTACGAGGCCGGGGAGCGCCGGGACACCGTCCGGGCGGCCGGTTGCGTCCTCTGGCGCCCGGCGCTTTCCGGCCACGGCATCGAGATCGCGCTCGTCCACCGGCCGAAGTACGACGACTGGTCGCACCCGAAGGGCAAGCGGAAGCGCGCCGAGTCGGCGGAGGCGTGCGCGCTGCGCGAGGTCCTTGAGGAGACGGGCCAGCACTGCGAGCTGGGCCCCCGCCTGCCGACGGTCCGCTACACGGTGGACGGGCGCCCCAAGGAGGTCGAGTACTGGTCGGCCCGCGCCCTCGGAGGCCCCTTCACCCCGAGCCACGAGGTCGACCGCCTCCTCTGGCTCCCCCCGGACGAGGCCCGCCCCCGCCTCACCCAGGCCCGCGACCGGGAACTCCTGGACGCCCTGCGGGCGACGACGGCGGGCTGA
- the pstS gene encoding phosphate ABC transporter substrate-binding protein PstS → MKLSRKNGLRASAIGALVVSGALVLSACGSDNNTETPAKEGGTKTSAAASDIACEGAKGQLLAAGSSAQKNAMDLWVKNFQAACSGVEINYQGIGSGGGITKFNQGQVAFAGSDSALKDEEVAESQKICKGGTGINLPMVGGPIAIGYKLDGVDNLILDASTIAKIFDNKITKWNDPAIAKLNPGAKLPDSTIQAFHRSDESGTTQNLGKYLSTAAAADWKHDPKSKSWPAQGGQAANGSSGVATAVKDAEGSIGYFELSYATANKISTVAINTGAAAPVAASSENASKAIAAAKVKGKGNDVALSLDYATKAEGAYPIVLVTYEIACDKGNKAETLPTLKAFLNYTVSEEGQKVLADAGYAPLPAEIAAKVRAIVPTLS, encoded by the coding sequence GTGAAGCTTTCGCGCAAGAACGGGCTTCGCGCCTCCGCGATCGGTGCCCTCGTCGTCTCCGGTGCGCTCGTCCTCTCGGCGTGTGGCTCGGACAACAACACGGAGACGCCGGCCAAGGAAGGCGGCACCAAGACCTCCGCCGCCGCCTCCGACATCGCCTGCGAGGGCGCCAAGGGCCAGCTCCTCGCCGCCGGGTCCAGCGCGCAGAAGAACGCGATGGACCTGTGGGTCAAGAACTTCCAGGCCGCGTGCTCCGGCGTCGAGATCAACTACCAGGGCATCGGCTCCGGCGGCGGCATCACCAAGTTCAACCAGGGCCAGGTCGCCTTCGCGGGCTCCGACTCCGCCCTGAAGGACGAAGAGGTCGCCGAGTCGCAGAAGATCTGCAAGGGCGGCACGGGCATCAACCTGCCCATGGTCGGCGGCCCCATCGCCATCGGCTACAAGCTGGACGGCGTGGACAACCTGATCCTCGACGCCTCCACCATCGCCAAGATCTTCGACAACAAGATCACCAAGTGGAACGACCCGGCGATCGCCAAGCTGAACCCGGGCGCCAAGCTCCCCGACAGCACGATCCAGGCCTTCCACCGCTCGGACGAGTCGGGCACCACCCAGAACCTGGGCAAGTACCTCTCGACCGCCGCCGCGGCCGACTGGAAGCACGACCCGAAGTCGAAGTCGTGGCCCGCCCAGGGTGGCCAGGCCGCCAACGGCTCCTCCGGTGTCGCCACCGCGGTCAAGGACGCCGAGGGCTCCATCGGCTACTTCGAGCTCTCGTACGCCACCGCGAACAAGATCTCCACGGTCGCCATCAACACCGGTGCCGCCGCCCCGGTCGCCGCCTCCTCGGAGAACGCGTCCAAGGCCATCGCCGCCGCCAAGGTCAAGGGCAAGGGCAACGACGTCGCCCTCTCCCTCGACTACGCCACGAAGGCCGAGGGTGCCTACCCGATCGTCCTCGTCACCTACGAGATCGCCTGCGACAAGGGCAACAAGGCGGAGACCCTGCCGACCCTGAAGGCCTTCCTCAACTACACCGTGAGCGAGGAGGGCCAGAAGGTCCTCGCCGACGCCGGCTACGCCCCGCTCCCGGCCGAGATCGCCGCGAAGGTCCGCGCGATCGTCCCCACCCTGTCCTGA
- the pstC gene encoding phosphate ABC transporter permease subunit PstC: MATTTPDIQRSRRAKSASRPGDRIFSGLSRGSGITLLVIMAAIAGFLTYRAVLAISDDSANFFTTFEWNPAGNPPVFGIAVLAFGTIVSSIIAMLIAVPVAIGIALFISHYAPRKLAKPLAYVVDLLAAVPSIIYGLWGAIFLVPYLDGLNKWLDQYFGWTYIFDKANEGPARNLFTVGILLAIMILPIITNVTREVFLQAPKMHEEAALALGATRWEVIRMSVLPFGRSGIISASMLGLGRALGETMAVAVVLSPSFLISGHLLDPGGGTFAQNIAAKFNEANEFGRDALIASGLVLFAITLLVNGAARWIIGRRKEYSGAAA; this comes from the coding sequence ATGGCTACCACCACACCAGACATACAGAGGAGCCGGCGCGCCAAGAGCGCCTCGCGCCCCGGGGACCGCATCTTCAGCGGGCTCTCCCGAGGTTCCGGCATCACCCTCCTCGTGATCATGGCCGCGATCGCCGGCTTCCTCACCTACCGCGCCGTCCTCGCGATCTCGGACGACAGCGCCAACTTCTTCACCACCTTCGAGTGGAACCCGGCCGGCAACCCGCCGGTCTTCGGCATCGCCGTCCTCGCCTTCGGCACGATCGTCTCGTCGATCATCGCGATGCTCATCGCCGTGCCCGTCGCGATCGGGATCGCCCTCTTCATCTCGCACTACGCCCCGCGCAAGCTGGCCAAGCCGCTCGCGTACGTCGTCGACCTGCTCGCCGCCGTGCCCAGCATCATCTACGGCCTCTGGGGCGCGATCTTCCTCGTCCCGTACCTGGACGGCCTCAACAAGTGGCTCGACCAGTACTTCGGCTGGACGTACATCTTCGACAAGGCCAACGAAGGCCCCGCCCGCAACCTCTTCACCGTGGGCATCCTCCTGGCGATCATGATCCTTCCGATCATCACCAACGTCACCCGTGAGGTCTTCCTCCAGGCCCCGAAGATGCACGAGGAAGCCGCCCTCGCCCTCGGCGCCACGCGCTGGGAGGTCATCCGCATGTCGGTGCTGCCCTTCGGCCGCTCCGGCATCATCTCCGCCTCCATGCTGGGCCTCGGCCGCGCACTCGGCGAGACCATGGCCGTCGCCGTGGTCCTCTCCCCCAGCTTCCTCATCTCGGGCCACCTTCTCGACCCGGGTGGCGGCACGTTCGCGCAGAACATCGCCGCCAAGTTCAACGAGGCCAACGAGTTCGGCCGGGACGCGCTGATCGCGTCCGGTCTCGTCCTCTTCGCCATCACCCTGCTGGTCAACGGCGCCGCCCGCTGGATCATCGGCCGCCGCAAGGAGTACTCGGGGGCAGCGGCATGA
- the pstA gene encoding phosphate ABC transporter permease PstA translates to MSHAIQDRPVSTVKRASSLSSARLPRWSPIAIAAGSIAAAVGIGLAAGWHSKVQWGMIAALLFVLTTYALTTKVEGRRQAKDNVATSLVWVCFVLAVVPLVSLGWVTISKGMEVLDPYFLSHSMNGVLDAEAGGGVYHALLGTIEQVAIATVIAAPIGLLTAVYLVEYGGGKLAQAVTFFVDVMTGIPSIVAGLFILATWNLMLGFGPSGFAGAMALAILMMPVVVRSTEEMLKLVPNELREASLALGIPKWRTILKVVLPTAIGGITTGVMLAVARITGETAPILLLVFGTKLINPNPFEGAQSSLPLYVYEQYAVGTDAAVARAWAAALVLIAFVMILNLVARGIARWKAPKTGR, encoded by the coding sequence ATGAGCCACGCCATACAGGATCGTCCGGTCTCGACGGTCAAGCGCGCCAGTTCGCTCTCCAGCGCCCGCCTCCCCCGCTGGAGCCCGATCGCCATCGCCGCCGGCTCCATCGCCGCGGCCGTCGGCATCGGCCTCGCCGCCGGCTGGCACAGCAAGGTCCAGTGGGGCATGATCGCCGCCCTGCTCTTCGTCCTCACCACGTACGCGCTGACCACCAAGGTCGAGGGCAGGCGTCAGGCCAAGGACAACGTCGCCACCAGCCTGGTCTGGGTCTGCTTCGTGCTCGCCGTCGTCCCGCTGGTCTCCCTCGGCTGGGTCACGATCAGCAAGGGCATGGAAGTCCTCGACCCGTACTTCCTGAGCCACTCGATGAACGGCGTCCTCGACGCCGAGGCCGGCGGCGGTGTCTACCACGCGCTGCTCGGCACCATCGAGCAGGTCGCCATCGCGACCGTGATCGCCGCCCCGATCGGCCTCCTGACCGCCGTCTACCTCGTCGAGTACGGCGGCGGAAAGCTCGCCCAGGCCGTCACCTTCTTCGTCGACGTCATGACGGGCATCCCGTCGATCGTCGCCGGCCTCTTCATCCTCGCCACCTGGAACCTGATGCTGGGCTTCGGCCCCTCCGGTTTCGCCGGCGCGATGGCCCTCGCCATCCTGATGATGCCGGTCGTGGTCCGCTCCACCGAGGAGATGCTCAAGCTCGTCCCGAACGAGCTCCGCGAGGCCTCCCTCGCCCTCGGCATCCCCAAGTGGCGCACCATCCTGAAGGTGGTCCTGCCCACCGCGATCGGCGGCATCACCACGGGCGTCATGCTCGCGGTCGCCCGTATCACCGGCGAGACGGCCCCGATCCTGCTCCTCGTGTTCGGTACGAAGCTCATCAACCCGAACCCCTTCGAAGGCGCTCAGTCCTCCCTGCCGCTCTACGTGTACGAGCAGTACGCGGTCGGCACCGACGCAGCCGTGGCCCGCGCATGGGCCGCAGCGCTCGTCCTGATCGCCTTCGTCATGATCCTCAACCTGGTGGCCCGCGGCATCGCCCGCTGGAAGGCCCCCAAGACCGGCCGCTGA